The Couchioplanes caeruleus nucleotide sequence GGGCCACCAGGCGAAGGACCGCCAGGAAGACGACGGTCCGGAGGCAGGTGGTGAGCCGGGGCAGCAGCAGCGAACCGCTGCCTACTCGGCCACCCCGACCCCCGGCGCCTCAGCGCTCTGGGCCAGCAGCTTCTTCCGCTGTTTGGCGGGCAGCTTGTCGACGTACAGCAGCCCATCCAGGTGGTCGGTCTCGTGCTGCAGGCAGCGTGCCAGCAGGCCCGTGCCGTCGATGCGGATCGGGTCGCCGTGCATGTCGACGCCCGTGACGGACGCCGTTGCCGGGCGGCCGATGTCGGCGCGGACCCCGGGGACCGAGAGGCAGCCTTCGCTGTCCACGTCGAGGCCGCGGTTGTCCGGGAGGTGCAGCACCGGGTTGACCACGTGCGCCACGACGTTCGTATCCGTGTCGTCGGGGCAGTCGACCACGAAGACGCGGGCGTCGACGCCGATCTGGTTGGCGGCGAGGCCGACCCCGTCCGCCGCCGCCATGCTGGCGAACATGTCCGCGATGAGCTGCTGCAACGTCTCGTCGAACACCGTCACGTCCGCGCAGCGGCGGTGGAGCACGGGGTTGCCGTAGCGGGTGATCGGTCGTGGGGTTCCGGCCCGGGTCTGCACGCGACCATCCTAATTTGCGATCGTGAGGGCGACATACAGCCCGGCCACGGCGATCGCCATGCCGCCGAGCAGCAACCGCAGACCTTTCTCCGGCATCCGGGGCTGCAGGTGGGCACCGAGGTAGCCGCCGATCAGGCCGCCGAGGCCGCACGACAGCCCGACCACCCAGTGCGGCGCGATCTCGCCGCCTTCACCCAGCGCGAGCACGGCGTAGGCGCCGGCACCCGCGACGGAGGTGACGAACGTCGAGGCGAGCGCGGCGGGCGCGACCACCGCGACCGGCATGCCACGGCCGACCAGGATCGGCCCGAGGATCGAGCCGCCGCCGATGCCGTAGATGCCGCCGACCACCCCGACCGCCAGGGACAGGCCGGTCACGCTTCGCGGGGAGGGCGCCGGCTTCGAGCGGGTCGATCGTGCGGGTTTGACCGTACGGGCACAGAGCCACGCCCCCAGCGGAAGCAGCAACGCGGCCACGATGATCCGGAAGGCGCGCGGGCCGGGGACGGCGTACACCCGGAGAACCGCACCGACGACCACGCCGGGCAGGGTGCCGGCGAGCATGAGCCGGGTCAGCGGACCGGTGAGCGCCCCGCGGCGGCCGTACCGGAGCAGAGCGCCCGGGCCGGAGACGACGTTGAACAGCAGGTTCGTCGGGGTGACCGCCGGGTTGGGCACGGCCAGCACGCTGAGCTGGACGGGCAGCAGGAAGATGGCGCCGGAGACGCCGACCGGCGTGGTGAGGACGGCGATGAGCAGCCCGGCCGCGAACCCGACGACGACCTCGACCATCGGCCCAGTCTCCCCGACGCCCAGGGAGGGGCCGCCGGCACGCCACCAGGCCGAGCGACGGCAACGCCGGACAGCGGGCAGGCCGCCGGCACGCCAGGCCGCCGGCACGCCACGCCCGGCGGCGGGCAAACCGCCGGCACGCCACGCCCGGCGGCGGGCAGGCCGCCGGCACGGTAGCGGGACGGGTGGTGTTGTGACCGGCGGGGCGTCGCCGGCCCGGGGCTGGGAGGCCGGCGACGCCCCGACCGGGGTCAGGCGGTCGGCGGGGTGTCGCCGGCCGGGCCCGGGTCGTCGGCCGGGCGGGTGGTGCGGCGGGCGGCCCGGCCCGCGGCGTCGGCTGCCGTGCCGGCCCAGTTGCGGGCCTTGCCGGCCTGGGTGCCGGCCCAGTCGCCGAGGTCCGCCGCTCCGCCGGTCACGCGGCGGGCCAGGGAGATCAGCGGGTCCTGGGAGTTCTCGAACGACTCGCGGTAGTGCGAGGCCGCGGCCTTCACGTCGCCGGTCACCGAGGCGTTGCCGTCGGTGTCGCGGCGGTCGTAGTCGCCGCCGATGATGCGGCCGTAGTCGCCGGAGTCGACCCACTTGCGCAGCTCGGCGGCACGGGCGACGGGTACCGGGTGGCTGCTCCAGGCGGTCATGCCGATCTTGTGGATGCTGTCGCGCAGGTCGCCGCCGCCCTCGTAGTCCGCGGCCTGTTCGAGGAACGCGGCGGTGTCGATCTGGCTGAGGTCACCGCCGCCGGCCATCTTCATCAGCAGGCGGATGGACGCGGCCGGGTCCTGGCCGGCGAGCAGGCCCGCGCGGTCGGCCGACAGCTCCGCCTTGCGCCACCATTCGTACATCGCCACGATGATGGCCCGCAGCGCGAGGGCGCCGATCGGGATCCAGCTGACGTTGGTGGCCCAGCGGGTCAGGATCATCATGATCGTCTTGTAGACCGCGTGGCCGCTGCGGACGTGACCGATCTCGTGGCCGAGCAGCGCGCGCAGCTCGTCGTCGTCGAGCTTCTCGACCGCCGCCGTGGTGATCACGATGAACGGCCGGTCCATGCCGATCGCGCGGCCGTGGATGATCGGGTCCTGGGTGACGTACAGGTCCGGCAGCTCGGCCACGTCGAGGGTGGCCGCGGCCTCGGTGAAGCGCTGGTAGACGCGGGGATACTGGCGGTGGTCGACGCGGATCGAACCGGCCAGGTACTGCAGGCGGAATCCGCGCTCGTTCCACATGCCGAAGAACGCCTTCACCACGTCGTCGAAGCCGCGCAGCTCGCGAAGGGCGGTGAGCGCGCCACGGTCGGCGGGGTGCTCCCAGGCGCGGGAACTGATCCCGGTCAGCGTGACCCGCTGCCGCGCGGGCCGATTGTCGTCGTCGATGGTCATGGCGGTCCTTCCGGTCGACGCCTCCGCGAGGCTTCTGCAGGACACCGAGCTTGGCCGTCCGGGCCGGGTCCGCGCATCGGCTCGGAGCCGGATCTCCCCCGGTGCCCCTGCGACTTTCGGCCGACCCGCGCAGTACGGACAAATCCTCAAGCTGAGGTGTTTTTGATGGCCGGGACCGGTTGTGACGGCCTTTGCGGCGCTCGCATCCTCGAGGGGTGCGCATCGGACTGATCGGGCTGGGGCGGATCGGCGCGTTCCACGCCGAGACGCTCAGCTCGCTGCCGGGCGTCGAGCTGATCGTGTGCGATGCGCTGCCCGCGGTCACGGAACGGATCGCCGCGAAGTTCGGCGCCGGGGCCGCCGCGGGTCCCGCCGATCTGCTGCGCCGCGACCTCGACGGCGTGGTCATCGCCGCCGCCACCGACGCGCATCCCCAGCTGATCCTCGCGGCGGTCGAGTCGGGGCTGCCCGTGTTCTGCGAGAAGCCGGTGGCCAGGGGCGCCGCCGAGGCCGAGGAGGTGCTGCGGCACTGTGCCGGGAAGGCCGTGCAGATCGGGTACAACCGGCGGTTCGATCCCGGCTTCGTCGCGGCGCGCGCGGCGGTCGCCGCCGCGGAGCTGGGCCGGCTGCACACCGTACGGTCGACGACGCTGGACCCGGCCCCGCCGCCCGCCGCCTACCTCGCCGCCTCCGGCGGCATCTTCCGCGACTGCAGCGTGCACGACTTCGACATCATCCGGTTCGTGACCGGCCGTGAGGTGGTCGACGTGTACGCGACCGGCAGCGCCCGCGGCGACGACGTGTTCGCGCGGACCGGCGACGCCGCCACGACGGCCGCCGTGCTCACCCTCGACGACGAGACGATCGCGGTCGTGTCGAACACCCGCTACAACGGCCGGGGCTACGACGTACGCCTGGAGCTGCACGGCACCGCCGACAGCATCGCCGTGGGGCTGGAGGACCGCCTGCCGCTGCGTTCGGTGGAGCCGGGGGTGTCGTTCCCGGCCGGATCGCCGCACGACTTCTTCATGGACCGCTTCGCGACGGCGTACCGGCGGGAGCTGACCGCGTTCACCGAGGTCGTGGCCGGTACGCGGGAAAGCCCGTGCACGGTCGCGGACGCGGTGGAGGCGGGCTGGATCGCCGAGGCGTGCACCCTGTCGCTGCGCGAGCACCGGCCGGTACGGATGACCGACGTGAGGAGTGCCGCATGAAGATCGCCGGAGCGCCCATCTCCTGGGGTGTCTGCGAGGTCCCGGGCTGGGGACACCAGCTGCCCGCCGGCCGCGTGCTGCGGGAGATGCGCGAGATCGGGCTGACCGCCACCGAGTTCGGTCCCGACGGTTTCCTGCCCTCCGACGACATCCTGCGGGAGATCGGGCTGATCGCGGTGGGTGGGTTCGTCCCCGTGGTGCTGCACGACGGCGAGCCGGTGGTGGACCTGGACCGGTTCGTGGCGGCGGGCGCGGACACGGTGGTGCTCGCCGCGGCCACGGGACAGGACGGATACGACGACCGCCCCGACCTCGGCGACGACGGGTGGAAGCGGGTGCTGGCGAACCTCGACCGCATCGCCGGGGCGGCTCGCGCGAGGGGCCTGACCCCCGTGCTGCACCCGCACGTCGGCACGATGGTCGAGACTCCGGAGGACGTCCACCGGGTGCTCGACGGCTCGCGGATCGCGCTGTGCCTGGACACCGGCCACCTGCTGATCGGCGGTACGGACCCGGTCGAGCTGGCGGAGCGGGCCGGCGACCGCATCGCGCACGTGCACGCGAAGGACGTGGACGCGGCGCTGGCCGGGCAGGTCCGCGCCGGGCGGCTCACGTACACCGAGGCGGTCGCGGCGGGCATGTACCGGCCGATCGGCGACGGTGACGTGGACTTCGCCCGGGTCGCGGCGGCGCTGCGCCGGCACGGCTACGACGGCTGGTGGGTTCTGGAGCAGGACACGATCCTGACCGGCGAGCCGGAGGACGAGGGGCCGGTCGCGGACGTACGCCGCAGCGCCGATCGGCTCCGCGCGATCCTCGCTAGCTGAACCGGTAACGGGTCTGGGTGTACGGACTCTTGCCGAACGACAGCACTTTCGCGGGCGCCACCCCGAACACCCAGCCGGTGCGCCCGTCGGGGTCCCGGAACGCGTCCGAGCCGACCTCGTAGTCCCAGTCCAGCTTCGACTTCCACAGGCCGGCGAGCGCGGTGAGCCGGTGCCGGTCGGTCACGCGCACGGCGGTGCCCTCGACGACGACGTCGACGCCCTCGCGCAGCCGGTTGATCCCGGTGGTGAGCACGACCGCCGGGTTGCGGACGAGGTTCGCCGACTTCTGCTCCTGGTCGCCCGTGCAGAAGTGCAGGACGCCCTCCCACCAGACCGCGGGCAGCGGGGTCACGTGCGGGTGGCCGTTCGCGCGTACGGTCGACAGCCAGAACATCTCCGAATCCTCGAGCAGCCGTTCGACCTTCGCCCAGGGCACCGCCGCGGTGCCCGGCTCGCTGAAGTCCTCGTTGAGTTCGGCGGTCGGTTCCATAGTCGTTCTCCTCAGGAGAGTTCCTCGGCGCGGGCCAGTAAGGCCCGCTGCTCAGCGTAGGAGTGGGCGACCGCCGCCGCCCGCTCGAAAAGTGCGACGGCCCGTTCCCGGTCTCCGGCCCGGGCGGTGAGCTCCGCCTCGGCGGCCACGGCCAGCGGGTAGTCGTCGAGGCCGCCGCCCTCCCGGGCCGCCGCGAGCAGCGCGAGCCCGTCCGCCGGCCGGTACGCGTACCCGTGCGCGACGGCCCGGTTCAGCTGCACGACCGGCGACGGCAGGTGCTCCGCGAGCCGGTCGTAGAGGCCGGCGATCCGAGGCCAGTCGGTGGTGTCGGCGGCGTGGCAGGCGGCGATGCGGGCCTGTAGCGCGTACGGGCCGCCGGTCGCCGGCAGGGTCCGCAGCGCCTCGGCGATCGCGTCGTGGTCCCAGCGGGCGCGGTCCTGCCGGTCCAGGGTGAGCAGGTTGCCCTCGTCGTCGCGGCGCGCGTCCCGGCGCGAGTGCTGGAGCAGGAAGAGGGCGAGCAGCGCGGCGACCTCCGGCTCGCCGGGCATGAGCTCCGTGAGCACCCGGGCCAGCCGGATGGCCTCGGCCGCGAACGCCGGCTCGCCGTCGCTGTCGTACCCGCGGGTGAAGAGCAGGTACAGCACGGCCAGCACCCCGGGCAGCCGCTCGGCCAGCGCCGCGCCCGACGGCACCCGGTACGGGATCCGCGCCTGCGCGATCTTCGTCTTGGCCCGGGTGAGCCGCCGGGTCATCGTCGACTCGGTGACCAGGAACGCCCGCGCGATGTCCGCGGTCGGTACGCCGGCGACCGTGCGCAGGGTCAGCGCCACCCGTGCCTCCAGCGCGAGCGCGGGGTGGCAGCACGTGAAGATCAGCCGCAGCCGGTCATCCGACGTGGGCGCCGGAGCCGGGGCCGGATCGGCGAGCACGGCGAGCTCCGCGAGCTTGCGGCGTTCGACGGTCGCGCGCCGCAGCACGTCTATCGCGCGGTTGCGCGCGACCGTCATCAGCCAGCCGCCGGGGTTCGCCGGGACGCCGTCGACGGGCCACCGTTCCAGCGCGACCGTGACCGCCTCCTGGGCGCAGTCCTCGGCGAGGTCCCAATCGCCGGTGATCCGGATCAGCGCGGCCACGATCCGGCCGTGACTGTCCGCCACGGCCTCGGCGACGACGGCCCGGACGTCGGGCGCGGCCGCACCGCCCGCACCTGGCGGCGGGCTCGAGGCGGCCGCGTCCAGGGCGGGATGCGAGGCGGCCGCGCCCGGGTCCCGGCTCCCGGCGACCTGATCCATCAGGCGCCGGGGAAGGGCCGCAGCTCGATCCGGCCGTGCCACGCCATCGGGTGGGCGCGGACGACCTCGATGGCCTCGTCCAGGTCGGCGCACTCCAGGATGTCGTAGCCCACGATGACCTCCTTGGTCTCCGCGAAGGGGCCGTCGGAGAGCAGCAGCTGCCCGCCGCGGACCCGGACCGTCGTGGCGGCCGACGGCGGGGCCAGCTGGTCGCCCTCGAGGCGGCGCCCGGCCGCGTCGTTCTCGGCGACCCACTTGTCGATGTCGGGCACCGCCGAGTCGTCGGTCTCGGGCTCGGTGTCGGTGCAGACGAACATCATGTACTTCATCTCGGCTCCTCTGTTCTGTCCCGGTGGATGCCCCAGTGACGAACGGCGGTGGCGCGACCGGACAGGTCCGCCGGAAAAAGATCTCAGAATTCTGCCGGCGGGGTGTTGTAGGGCGTGATCACCTGGATCGCCGACGGGTTGGACCGGACCGGACCGGGCAGCGCCCCCCGGGCCTGCATGATCACGTGACAGGCGCGGCGCAGGTCCTGCCGCAGGTCGTGGTGCAGCACCGCGGAGAGGCGGCGCTGCCGGAGCAGGGCGGTGTTCTCGCCGTCGAGGTCGTGCGCGACGAAGACGTCGTAGCGGCGTCCGGCCCGGGCGAAGGCGTCGATCACGGCCGCGTTGCCGCCGGCGCCCGCGTACATCGAGTAGACGGCGCGGACGGCCGGGTTGCCGCCGAGGACCTCGCGGGTTCCGATGTGGACGGCGTCGGCGCGGTCCTCCTCGTCGACGACCTCGAGCAGCCGCCGGCCCGCGGCCCGGGCGCGCATCTCGGCGCGGAAACCCATCTCCCGCTCGTCCTCGCCCCGGAACGAGCCGTGCCCGCGGACCACCAGGACGTCGCCGGCGCGCTCCGCGAGCCACTCCTGCAGCAGGTACGCGGCGGTGGCCCCGGCGGCCCGGTTGTCGATGCCGACGTACGCGGCCCGCGCGCTGGTCGGCAGGTCGGTCACCAGCGTCACCACCGGTACGCCCAGCCGTGCCAGCCGGGCGACGGAGGCGACGGTGTCCGGCACGTCGGGGGCCTTGAGGATCACGCCGTGCGACTTGGCACGGCCCACCTTGTCCAGCACGGCGACGAGATCGCCCGCCCCGGCGCTGTCGAGGAAGTGGAACCGGGAGCGGATCACCGCCGGCCGCAGACCCGGCAGTTCGGCCTCGAGCGCGGCCCGGACGCCGGCGGAGAACCGGGCCGGCGCCTGCACCACGACGTCGACCATGAACGTCCGGCCGCCGAGGCGCAGCTGCGACTGCTGCCGGTCGAGATCCGCGATCGCCTGCTCGACCTCGCGGACCGTGCTCGCGCGGACCCCGCCGCGCCGGTGCAGCACCCGGTCCACAGTGGCCGGGCTGAGGCCGGACTGGGCGGCGATCTCGCGGATCCGGTACGGGTGCTTCACCCCGTACACGATGAGGGGTTTTTGAGGTTGTTTCAAGGGTCGTTGATGGCCTTTCAGTCCCTAGCCTGACGACATGACAACCTGGTTCTCGGCGGCCGACTGCCGCCTCGCGGACTTCCGGACCCTGGTGGAGCAGACGACGGACGCGGCCGCGTATCCGCTGGCCACCGGCGTCGACCACAACGTGCTGAGCTACGACCGGACGATCCTGACGGCCGACCGGCGGGCCGCGGCGGCCGAGCTGGCCCGGGCGCTGATGGACGGGCCCGGCATCGTGGTGTTCAAAAGCGCCTTCACCGCGGACGTGGTGGACCGCGCCACGGCGGTGTTCACGGCGATGATCGACGAGCAGAAGGCGGCGGGGGTGGCCGGCGGCGACCACTTCGCGAAGCCGGGGGCGAACGACCGGGTGTGGGGCGCGCTGGACAAGTTCGCGCTGCGCGACCCGGCGGCCTTCGCGGCGTACTACGACAACGACCTGCTGGCGCTGGTCTGCGAGGCCTGGCTCGGCACCGGCTATCAGGTCACCTCGCAGGTCAACGTGGTGAACCCGGGCGGGCAGGCGCAGGTCGCCCACCGCGACTACCACCTCGGCTTCATGTCGCAGGAGCAGGCGGAGCGCTACCCGGCGCACATCCACCTGCTCTCCCCCGCACTCACGTTGCAGGGGGCAGTCGCGCACGTCGACATGCCGGTGGAGACAGGTCCCACGCTGTACCTGCCGCATTCGCAGAAGTACCCGGCCGGCTACGTGGCCTTCCATCAGCCGGAGTTCACCGCGTACTTCGAGGAGAACTACGTCCAGCTGCCGCTGGCGAAGGGCGACGCCGTCTTCTTCAACCCGGCGCTGTTCCACGGGGCCGGCACGAACCGCAGTACGGACGTCAAGCGCATGGCGAACCTGCTGCAGATCTCGTCGGCTTTCGGACGCGCCATGGAAACCGTCGACCGTACGGCGATGTGCCGCGCGCTGTACCCGGTGCTGCGGGCGTACCCGGGGTCCGTGGCCACCGTCGTGGCCGCCTGCGCCGAGGGGTACGCGTTCCCCACCAACCTCGACCGTGACCAGCCCATCGGCGGCCTCGCCCCGCAGACCCAGGCGGAGTTGATGCACCAGGCGCTCGCCGACGAGTGGGATACGTCACAGTTCGAAAAGGCCCTCCACGACCAGCGTGAACGGCGAGCCACCGCGGGCTGACGGTTCCCGATCTTGCAAAGTCGGCGCTATGGTGGTTGGGCGCCCGAAGCGGCGCTGCCCCTGGCCGAGAGGCGCTGCGACGGACCTGCTGGTCCGCCACGCTCGGCCCGCGGGCCACTGTCGAAAGGGCGCCTCCTGAAGAGGGGGTGCCCTTCTCCATGTCACCACGTCTCCAGCAGCTCAACGGCATCGACTTCGCCGTGGCCGACCTCTCGCTGGCCTCCTTCGGCCGGCACCAGATGCGTCTCGCCGAGCACGAGATGCCGGGCCTGATGTCCATCCGTGAGGAGTTCCGCGAGGCCCAGCCGCTGCGCGGTGCCCGCATCGCCGGCTCGCTGCACATGACGATCCAGACGGCCGTCCTGATCGAGACCCTGGTCGCGCTCGGCGCGCAGGTCCGCTGGGTCTCCTGCAACATCTTCTCGACCCAGGACGAGGCCGCCGCGGCGATCGTCGTCGGCCCCGAGGGCACGGTCGAGGCCCCCTCCGGCACGCCGGTCTTCGCCTGGAAGGGCGAGACGCTGGAGGAGTACTGGTGGTGCACCGAGCAGCTGTTCGACTTCGGCGACGGCCTCGGCCCCAACATGATCCTCGACGACGGCGGTGACGCCACCCTGCTCGTGCACAAGGGCGTCGAGTTCGAGAAGGCCGGCGCGGTCCCCGCGACCACCGCCGAGGACGCCCACGAGT carries:
- a CDS encoding Gfo/Idh/MocA family protein codes for the protein MRIGLIGLGRIGAFHAETLSSLPGVELIVCDALPAVTERIAAKFGAGAAAGPADLLRRDLDGVVIAAATDAHPQLILAAVESGLPVFCEKPVARGAAEAEEVLRHCAGKAVQIGYNRRFDPGFVAARAAVAAAELGRLHTVRSTTLDPAPPPAAYLAASGGIFRDCSVHDFDIIRFVTGREVVDVYATGSARGDDVFARTGDAATTAAVLTLDDETIAVVSNTRYNGRGYDVRLELHGTADSIAVGLEDRLPLRSVEPGVSFPAGSPHDFFMDRFATAYRRELTAFTEVVAGTRESPCTVADAVEAGWIAEACTLSLREHRPVRMTDVRSAA
- a CDS encoding sulfite exporter TauE/SafE family protein, which codes for MVEVVVGFAAGLLIAVLTTPVGVSGAIFLLPVQLSVLAVPNPAVTPTNLLFNVVSGPGALLRYGRRGALTGPLTRLMLAGTLPGVVVGAVLRVYAVPGPRAFRIIVAALLLPLGAWLCARTVKPARSTRSKPAPSPRSVTGLSLAVGVVGGIYGIGGGSILGPILVGRGMPVAVVAPAALASTFVTSVAGAGAYAVLALGEGGEIAPHWVVGLSCGLGGLIGGYLGAHLQPRMPEKGLRLLLGGMAIAVAGLYVALTIAN
- a CDS encoding M48 family metallopeptidase, with translation MTIDDDNRPARQRVTLTGISSRAWEHPADRGALTALRELRGFDDVVKAFFGMWNERGFRLQYLAGSIRVDHRQYPRVYQRFTEAAATLDVAELPDLYVTQDPIIHGRAIGMDRPFIVITTAAVEKLDDDELRALLGHEIGHVRSGHAVYKTIMMILTRWATNVSWIPIGALALRAIIVAMYEWWRKAELSADRAGLLAGQDPAASIRLLMKMAGGGDLSQIDTAAFLEQAADYEGGGDLRDSIHKIGMTAWSSHPVPVARAAELRKWVDSGDYGRIIGGDYDRRDTDGNASVTGDVKAAASHYRESFENSQDPLISLARRVTGGAADLGDWAGTQAGKARNWAGTAADAAGRAARRTTRPADDPGPAGDTPPTA
- a CDS encoding RNA polymerase sigma factor; protein product: MDQVAGSRDPGAAASHPALDAAASSPPPGAGGAAAPDVRAVVAEAVADSHGRIVAALIRITGDWDLAEDCAQEAVTVALERWPVDGVPANPGGWLMTVARNRAIDVLRRATVERRKLAELAVLADPAPAPAPTSDDRLRLIFTCCHPALALEARVALTLRTVAGVPTADIARAFLVTESTMTRRLTRAKTKIAQARIPYRVPSGAALAERLPGVLAVLYLLFTRGYDSDGEPAFAAEAIRLARVLTELMPGEPEVAALLALFLLQHSRRDARRDDEGNLLTLDRQDRARWDHDAIAEALRTLPATGGPYALQARIAACHAADTTDWPRIAGLYDRLAEHLPSPVVQLNRAVAHGYAYRPADGLALLAAAREGGGLDDYPLAVAAEAELTARAGDRERAVALFERAAAVAHSYAEQRALLARAEELS
- a CDS encoding pyridoxamine 5'-phosphate oxidase family protein, whose protein sequence is MEPTAELNEDFSEPGTAAVPWAKVERLLEDSEMFWLSTVRANGHPHVTPLPAVWWEGVLHFCTGDQEQKSANLVRNPAVVLTTGINRLREGVDVVVEGTAVRVTDRHRLTALAGLWKSKLDWDYEVGSDAFRDPDGRTGWVFGVAPAKVLSFGKSPYTQTRYRFS
- a CDS encoding LacI family DNA-binding transcriptional regulator, with protein sequence MKHPYRIREIAAQSGLSPATVDRVLHRRGGVRASTVREVEQAIADLDRQQSQLRLGGRTFMVDVVVQAPARFSAGVRAALEAELPGLRPAVIRSRFHFLDSAGAGDLVAVLDKVGRAKSHGVILKAPDVPDTVASVARLARLGVPVVTLVTDLPTSARAAYVGIDNRAAGATAAYLLQEWLAERAGDVLVVRGHGSFRGEDEREMGFRAEMRARAAGRRLLEVVDEEDRADAVHIGTREVLGGNPAVRAVYSMYAGAGGNAAVIDAFARAGRRYDVFVAHDLDGENTALLRQRRLSAVLHHDLRQDLRRACHVIMQARGALPGPVRSNPSAIQVITPYNTPPAEF
- a CDS encoding phytanoyl-CoA dioxygenase family protein gives rise to the protein MTTWFSAADCRLADFRTLVEQTTDAAAYPLATGVDHNVLSYDRTILTADRRAAAAELARALMDGPGIVVFKSAFTADVVDRATAVFTAMIDEQKAAGVAGGDHFAKPGANDRVWGALDKFALRDPAAFAAYYDNDLLALVCEAWLGTGYQVTSQVNVVNPGGQAQVAHRDYHLGFMSQEQAERYPAHIHLLSPALTLQGAVAHVDMPVETGPTLYLPHSQKYPAGYVAFHQPEFTAYFEENYVQLPLAKGDAVFFNPALFHGAGTNRSTDVKRMANLLQISSAFGRAMETVDRTAMCRALYPVLRAYPGSVATVVAACAEGYAFPTNLDRDQPIGGLAPQTQAELMHQALADEWDTSQFEKALHDQRERRATAG
- a CDS encoding TIM barrel protein — its product is MKIAGAPISWGVCEVPGWGHQLPAGRVLREMREIGLTATEFGPDGFLPSDDILREIGLIAVGGFVPVVLHDGEPVVDLDRFVAAGADTVVLAAATGQDGYDDRPDLGDDGWKRVLANLDRIAGAARARGLTPVLHPHVGTMVETPEDVHRVLDGSRIALCLDTGHLLIGGTDPVELAERAGDRIAHVHAKDVDAALAGQVRAGRLTYTEAVAAGMYRPIGDGDVDFARVAAALRRHGYDGWWVLEQDTILTGEPEDEGPVADVRRSADRLRAILAS
- a CDS encoding YciI family protein, giving the protein MKYMMFVCTDTEPETDDSAVPDIDKWVAENDAAGRRLEGDQLAPPSAATTVRVRGGQLLLSDGPFAETKEVIVGYDILECADLDEAIEVVRAHPMAWHGRIELRPFPGA
- the def gene encoding peptide deformylase → MQTRAGTPRPITRYGNPVLHRRCADVTVFDETLQQLIADMFASMAAADGVGLAANQIGVDARVFVVDCPDDTDTNVVAHVVNPVLHLPDNRGLDVDSEGCLSVPGVRADIGRPATASVTGVDMHGDPIRIDGTGLLARCLQHETDHLDGLLYVDKLPAKQRKKLLAQSAEAPGVGVAE